In Manis pentadactyla isolate mManPen7 chromosome 8, mManPen7.hap1, whole genome shotgun sequence, the following are encoded in one genomic region:
- the PPRC1 gene encoding peroxisome proliferator-activated receptor gamma coactivator-related protein 1 isoform X3, whose amino-acid sequence MAARRGRRDGVAPSPSGGSGPDPGGGVRGSTWGNRSQAPFGNVGAVSSEEQVLLHEEGDDSGFVSLSRLGPCLKDKDLEMEELMLQDETLLGTMQSYMDASLISLIEDFGSLGESRLSLEDQNEVSLLTALTEILDNADSENLSPFDSIPDSELLVSPREGASLHKLLTLSRTPPERDLITPVDPLGPSTGSSRVEMSLSDPTWDFTPPSFLDTSPKLPSWRPPRSRPRRGQSPPPQQRSDGEEEEEVAASFSVRLLAGELDSSVSSIPDFPMHLACPEEEDKTAAAEMAVQAAGDESISSLSELVRAMHPYCLPSLTHLTSFEEELQEQPDDLTLPEDCVVLEIVGQAATAGNDLEIPVVVRQIPPGPQPVLLDDSLEARPALKLLMPTLESETEPPVPKEALCPEKDKLSHDSGEKLESACLLDPKEVMEPVVPKGPQNPPANVMLSSQKTRKSGRKKSKEQQAACAEGYARRLRSSSRGQSTVAVEVTSQAGNLLKEELQREVGPPCGRGKPRAWARSWAAALEKPSSGNLESSVGQASPATEGSVDLYPNLVDATQANPVPSHLSLDSAQAKPMPLDSVEADPTVADPVPVDTALVDPASANLELVDPLPADPVLIGPVLADLAEIDSAVVPIPDDLPPIDSCSNDLVPGDPVLAMSRPTDPRRGAVSTALESESLYPPKSIPEVREVIGPLKMESGTNATIQESRPRPLSLSEYRRRRQQRQAESEEKSPQPPAGKWPSLPETPTGLADIPCLIIPPATAKKTALQRSPEAPSEACFVSVGPSPASPSPEPTTSRSMASTSTEQVPSPEVPSQEMPLPARPLPSAAAVQSIPSSMPAALPFPPSGLGITPMLPLPASGQGVPSLPPPPLQPPSLPVSMGPVPPDPYTQYAPVPPWPCYPPVSPGYPCLPPPPTVPLVSGTPGTYALSPTCNVPWVPPSAPVLPYSSSCAYGPLGWGPGLQHPPFWPTVPPPPLPLASVGRAVPPPKVEPSGIPAGSPESVLPLLKASPLSLGSTGQGAPQIEPTKVDVKPIPPSPILKHKVSSPVQSPQIKASSCLSAENVAVEEPVSERLKPDTQESRPSEKTPSPVAKAVPTPRQSAVTKLPAVHPARLRKLSFLPTPRTRGPEDVVHAFISEIGIEASDLSSLLEQFEKSEAKKECPPPAPADSLAVGNLGSVDTPQEKRPLDRVQAPELANVAGLTPPATPPHQLWKPLAAVSLLAKAKSPKSTAQEGTLKPEGVTEAKHPAAARLQEGVHGPSPVHVGSGDHDYCVRSRTPPKKTPALVIPEVGSRWNVKRHQDITIKPVLSLGPGTPLPPHTAASQEPLDHRTSNKQADPPTSCLAPSTLLSPEASPSRNDTNTRTPREPSAKQRSVRCYRKACRSASPPSHGWQGCRGRSSRSVSSGSNRTSEASSSSSSSSSSSRSRSRSLSPPHKRWRRSSCSSSGRSRRCSSSSSSSSSSSSSSSSSSRSRSRSLSPRRRSDRRRRYSSYRSHDQYQRQRVLQKERAIEERRVVFIGKIPGRMTRSELKQRFSVFGEIEECTIHFRVQGDNYGFVTYRYAEEAFAAIESGHKLRQADEQPFDLCFGGRRQFCKRSYSDLDSNREDFDPAPVKSKFDSLDFDTLLKQAQKNLRR is encoded by the exons ATGGCGGCGCGCCGGGGACGGAGAGATGGAGTCGCGCCGTCTCCGAGTGGGGGCTCTGGCCCGGACCCTGGCGGTGGAGTCCGCGGCAGCACTTGGGGTAATCGAAGCCAAGCGCCGTTTGGGAATGTGGGCGCTGTGAGCAGCGAGGAGCAG GTACTGCTCCATGAAGAAGGGGATGATTCTGGCTTTGTCAGTCTATCTCGGCTGGGCCCCTGCCTGAAGGACAAGGATTTGGAGATGGAGGAGCTGATGCTGCAGGATGAAACACTGCTGGGGACCATGCAGAGCTACATGGATGCCTCCCTCATCTCCCTCATTGAGGATTTTGGGAGCCTTGGAGAG AGCAGGTTATCTCTGGAGGACCAGAATGAAGTGTCGCTGCTCACAGCTCTGACGGAGATTTTGGACAATGCAGATTCTGAGAACCTGTCTCCATTTGACAGCATTCCTGACTCAGAGCTTCTTGTGTCACCTCGGGAGGGCGCCTCT ctGCACAAGCTGCTCACCCTGTCTCGGACACCACCAGAACGGGACCTTATCACCCCAGTTGACCCACTGGGGCCCAGCACAGGCAGTAGTAGA GTTGAGATGTCTCTCTCAGATCCCACTTGGGACTTCACCCCACCCTCCTTCTTGGATACCTCCCCCAAGCTTCCTAGCTGGAGACCCCCAAGATCAAGACCCCGCCGGGGCCAGTCCCCTCCTCCACAGCAGCGTAGTGatggggaagaagaggaggaggtggcagCCAGCTTCAGTGTCCGGCTGCTCGCTGGGGAGCTAGACAGCTCTGTGAGCAGCATCCCAGACTTCCCCATGCACCTGGCCTGCCCGGAGGAGGAAgataaaacagcagcagcagagaTGGCAGTGCAGGCAGCTGGTGATGAGAGCATCTCCTCCTTGAGTGAGCTAGTGCGGGCCATGCATCCGTactgcctgcccagcctcacCCACCTGACATCATTTGAGGAGGAGCTTCAGGAGCAGCCTGATGATTTGACACTGCCTGAGGATTGTGTGGTGCTGGAGATCGTGGGCCAGGCGGCCACAGCTGGTAATGACCTGGAGATCCCAGTTGTGGTACGACAGATCCCTCCTGGACCCCAGCCTGTGCTCCTGGATGACTCACTAGAGGCCAGGCCAGCCTTGAAGCTGCTCATGCCTACACTAGAGTCGGAAACAGAGCCTCCTGTGCCCAAGGAAGCCCTCTGTcctgagaaagacaaattgtcACACGATTCAGGGGAAAAGCTGGAGTCAGCCTGCTTGTTGGACCCCAAGGAGGTAATGGAGCCAGTAGTGCCCAAGGGGCCTCAGAACCCACCAGCCAATGTAATGCTGAGTTCCCAGAAAACTCGAAAAAGTGGGAGGAAGAAGAGCAAGGAGCAGCAAGCAGCCTGTGCAGAAGGCTATGCCAGGAGGCTGAGGTCATCCTCTCGTGGGCAGTCCACTGTTGCTGTAGAGGTGACCTCTCAGGCAGGAAACTTGCTGAAGGAGGAACTTCAAAGAGAGGTTGGGCCTCCCTGCGGTAGAGGGAAGCCCCGGGCTTGGGCTCGGTCCTGGGCAGCTGCCTTGGAGAAGCCTAGCTCTGGGAACTTGGAGAGTAGTGTTGGGCAAGCTAGTCCTGCTACAGAGGGTTCTGTAGACTTATATCCCAACCTGGTGGACGCCACCCAAGCCAACCCTGTTCCATCCCATCTCTCACTTGACTCTGCTCAAGCCAAACCCATGCCTCTTGACTCTGTTGAAGCTGATCCCACTGTAGCTGACCCTGTACCTGTTGACACTGCATTGGTTGATCCTGCTTCAGCCAACTTGGAGCTTGTTGACCCTCTCCCAGCAGATCCAGTCCTGATTGGCCCAGTCCTGGCTGACTTGGCAGAAATTGACTCTGCAGTGGTTCCCATCCCAGACGACTTACCACCAATTGACTCTTGTTCCAATGACCTGGTGCCAGGTGACCCTGTTCTAGCTATGTCTAGGCCAACTGATCCCAGACGTGGTGCAGTGTCAACAGCCCTGGAGTCAGAGTCCTTGTATCCCCCTAAGAGCATCCCTGAAGTCAGGGAGGTCATAGGTCCTCTGAAGATGGAAAGTGGTACCAATGCCACAATCCAGGAATCCAGACCTCGGCCTCTTAGCCTATCTGAGTACCGGCGACGAAGGCAGCAGCGCCAAGCAGAGTCAGAAGAGAAGAGTCCCCAGCCCCCGGCTGGGAAGTGGCCCAGCCTCCCAGAGACTCCCACAGGACTAGCAGACATCCCTTGTCTTATCATCCCACCAGCCACAGCCAAGAAGACAGCTCTGCAGAGAAGTCCTGAGGCTCCTTCTGAGGCCTGCTTTGTATCTGTGGGTCCCAGTCCTGCTTCTCCTAGTCCTGAGCCAACTACAAGCAGATCTATGGCTTCAACTTCCACTGAGCAGGTGCCATCCCCAGAGGTGCCATCTCAAGAGATGCCATTGCCAGCGAGACCTCTGCCTTCTGCTGCTGCTGTGCAGTCTATACCCTCCTCAATGCCCGCTGCTCTGCCTTTTCCCCCAAGTGGGCTGGGCATTACTCCCATGCTTCCCCTTCCTGCAAGTGGGCAAGGGGTCCCCAGCCTGCCCCCGCCACCCTTGCAGCCTCCTAGTCTTCCAGTGTCTATGGGGCCAGTGCCACCTGATCCCTATACTCAGTATGCCCCCGTGCCACCCTGGCCTTGTTATCCCCCTGTGTCACCTGGCTATCCTTGCCTGCCCCCTCCTCCAACAGTGCCCCTAGTATCTGGTACTCCTGGCACCTATGCTTTATCCCCCACTTGCAATGTGCCTTGGGTACCCCCTTCTGCCCCAGTCCTACCTTATAGCTCCAGCTGTGCCTATGGGCCCTTGGGATGGGGCCCAGGGTTGCAACATCCTCCATTCTGGCCTACTGTACCCCCACCTCCTTTGCCTCTAGCCTCTGTTGGGAGAGCTGTTCCCCCACCCAAGGTGGAACCCAGTGGGATCCCAGCTGGCTCTCCTGAAAGTGTACTTCCTTTGCTAAAAGCTTCTCCCCTCAGTCTTGGGTCAACTGGCCAGGGAGCTCCACAGATAGAGCCCACAAAGGTGGACGTCAAGCCCATTCCTCCATCTCCCATTCTAAAACACAAGGTGTCTTCTCCAGTGCAAAGCCCCCAGATCAAGGCTTCATCATGTCTGTCTGCTGAGAATGTGGCTGTTGAGGAGCCTGTATCAGAGAGGCTAAAGCCTGACACCCAGGAGAGCAGACCCAGTGAGAAGACCCCCTCTCCTGTTGCCAAGGCTGTTCCCACACCAAGGCAGAGCGCTGTAACCAAGCTGCCTGCTGTCCACCCAGCCCGTCTAAGGAAACTGTCTTTTCTGCCTACCCCACGTACTCGGGGTCCTGAGGATGTGGTGCACGCTTTCATCAGTGAGATTG GAATTGAGGCTTCGGACCTGTCCAGTCTGCTGGAGCAGTTTGAGAAATCAGAAG CCAAAAAGGAGTGCCCTCCGCCAGCTCCAGCTGACAGTTTGGCTGTAGGAAACTTAGG CAGCGTTGACACTCCCCAGGAGAAGAGGCCCCTAGACCGGGTACAAGCCCCCGAGCTGGCCAACGTGGCAG GGCTCACCCCTCCAGCTACCCCTCCCCACCAGTTATGGAAGCCCCTGGCTGCTGTGTCACTGCTGGCCAAAGCCAAATCTCCTAAGTCCACCGCCCAGGAGGGAACCCTGAAGCCTGAAGGAGTTACAGAGGCCAAACATCCAGCTGCAGCCCGCCTCCAAGAAGGGGTCCATGGTCCTAGTCCAGTCCATGTGGGCTCTGGGGACCATGACTATTGTGTCCGGAGCAGGACTCCCCCGAAAAAGACTCCTGCCCTAGTCATTCCAGAGGTGGGCTCCCGATGGAACGTCAAACGCCATCAGGATATCACCATCAAACCTGTCTTGTCCCTGGGCCCAGGCACCCCCCTGCCGCCACACACAGCTGCCTCCCAGGAGCCACTTGATCACAGGACTAGTAATAAGCAGGCAGATCCCCCAACCTCTTGTCTTGCCCCATCCACCTTGCTGTCCCCTGAGGCCTCGCCATCCCGGAATGACACGAACACTAGGACTCCCCGTGAGCCCTCAGCCAAGCAGCGGTCAGTACGCTGTTATCGGAAAGCCTGCAGGTCTGCCAGTCCCCCAAGCCATGGCTGGCAGGGCTGCCGGGGCCGCAGCAGCCGTTCTGTCAGCTCTGGGTCCAACCGGACCAGTGAAGCATCTTCCTCATCCTCGTCGTCGTCTTCCTCATCCCGGTCCCGGTCCAGGTCCCTCTCTCCCCCACACAAGAGATGGCGAAG GTCCAGCTGCAGTTCCTCTGGACGTTCCCGAAGatgctcttcctcttcctcatcatCTTCCTCCTCATCTTCCTCATCTTCATCCAGTTCCCGAAGCCGGTCCCGTTCACTGTCCCCACGCAGGAGAAGTGACAGGAGGCGGCG GTACAGCTCTTACCGTTCACATGACCAGTACCAAAGGCAGAGAGTGCTGCAGAAGGAGCGTGCAATA GAAGAGAGAAGAGTGGTCTTCATTGGGAAGATACCTGGCCGCATGACGCGGTCAGAGCTGAAACAGAGGTTCTCTGTTTTTGGAGAGATTGAGGAGTGCACCATCCACTTCCGTGTCCAAGG TGACAACTATGGCTTCGTCACTTACCGCTATGCAGAGGAGGCATTTGCAGCTATTGAGAGTGGCCACAAGCTGAGACAGGCGGATGAACAGCCCTTTGATCTCTGCTTTGGGGGCCGCAGGCAGTTCTGCAAGAGAAGCTATTCTGATCTTG ACTCCAACCGGGAAGACTTTGACCCTGCCCCTGTAAAGAGTAAATTTGATTCTCTTGACTTTGACACATTGTtgaaacaggcccagaagaacctCAGGAGGTAA
- the PPRC1 gene encoding peroxisome proliferator-activated receptor gamma coactivator-related protein 1 isoform X1 produces MAARRGRRDGVAPSPSGGSGPDPGGGVRGSTWGNRSQAPFGNVGAVSSEEQVLLHEEGDDSGFVSLSRLGPCLKDKDLEMEELMLQDETLLGTMQSYMDASLISLIEDFGSLGESRLSLEDQNEVSLLTALTEILDNADSENLSPFDSIPDSELLVSPREGASLHKLLTLSRTPPERDLITPVDPLGPSTGSSRVSGVEMSLSDPTWDFTPPSFLDTSPKLPSWRPPRSRPRRGQSPPPQQRSDGEEEEEVAASFSVRLLAGELDSSVSSIPDFPMHLACPEEEDKTAAAEMAVQAAGDESISSLSELVRAMHPYCLPSLTHLTSFEEELQEQPDDLTLPEDCVVLEIVGQAATAGNDLEIPVVVRQIPPGPQPVLLDDSLEARPALKLLMPTLESETEPPVPKEALCPEKDKLSHDSGEKLESACLLDPKEVMEPVVPKGPQNPPANVMLSSQKTRKSGRKKSKEQQAACAEGYARRLRSSSRGQSTVAVEVTSQAGNLLKEELQREVGPPCGRGKPRAWARSWAAALEKPSSGNLESSVGQASPATEGSVDLYPNLVDATQANPVPSHLSLDSAQAKPMPLDSVEADPTVADPVPVDTALVDPASANLELVDPLPADPVLIGPVLADLAEIDSAVVPIPDDLPPIDSCSNDLVPGDPVLAMSRPTDPRRGAVSTALESESLYPPKSIPEVREVIGPLKMESGTNATIQESRPRPLSLSEYRRRRQQRQAESEEKSPQPPAGKWPSLPETPTGLADIPCLIIPPATAKKTALQRSPEAPSEACFVSVGPSPASPSPEPTTSRSMASTSTEQVPSPEVPSQEMPLPARPLPSAAAVQSIPSSMPAALPFPPSGLGITPMLPLPASGQGVPSLPPPPLQPPSLPVSMGPVPPDPYTQYAPVPPWPCYPPVSPGYPCLPPPPTVPLVSGTPGTYALSPTCNVPWVPPSAPVLPYSSSCAYGPLGWGPGLQHPPFWPTVPPPPLPLASVGRAVPPPKVEPSGIPAGSPESVLPLLKASPLSLGSTGQGAPQIEPTKVDVKPIPPSPILKHKVSSPVQSPQIKASSCLSAENVAVEEPVSERLKPDTQESRPSEKTPSPVAKAVPTPRQSAVTKLPAVHPARLRKLSFLPTPRTRGPEDVVHAFISEIGIEASDLSSLLEQFEKSEAKKECPPPAPADSLAVGNLGSVDTPQEKRPLDRVQAPELANVAGLTPPATPPHQLWKPLAAVSLLAKAKSPKSTAQEGTLKPEGVTEAKHPAAARLQEGVHGPSPVHVGSGDHDYCVRSRTPPKKTPALVIPEVGSRWNVKRHQDITIKPVLSLGPGTPLPPHTAASQEPLDHRTSNKQADPPTSCLAPSTLLSPEASPSRNDTNTRTPREPSAKQRSVRCYRKACRSASPPSHGWQGCRGRSSRSVSSGSNRTSEASSSSSSSSSSSRSRSRSLSPPHKRWRRSSCSSSGRSRRCSSSSSSSSSSSSSSSSSSRSRSRSLSPRRRSDRRRRYSSYRSHDQYQRQRVLQKERAIEERRVVFIGKIPGRMTRSELKQRFSVFGEIEECTIHFRVQGDNYGFVTYRYAEEAFAAIESGHKLRQADEQPFDLCFGGRRQFCKRSYSDLDSNREDFDPAPVKSKFDSLDFDTLLKQAQKNLRR; encoded by the exons ATGGCGGCGCGCCGGGGACGGAGAGATGGAGTCGCGCCGTCTCCGAGTGGGGGCTCTGGCCCGGACCCTGGCGGTGGAGTCCGCGGCAGCACTTGGGGTAATCGAAGCCAAGCGCCGTTTGGGAATGTGGGCGCTGTGAGCAGCGAGGAGCAG GTACTGCTCCATGAAGAAGGGGATGATTCTGGCTTTGTCAGTCTATCTCGGCTGGGCCCCTGCCTGAAGGACAAGGATTTGGAGATGGAGGAGCTGATGCTGCAGGATGAAACACTGCTGGGGACCATGCAGAGCTACATGGATGCCTCCCTCATCTCCCTCATTGAGGATTTTGGGAGCCTTGGAGAG AGCAGGTTATCTCTGGAGGACCAGAATGAAGTGTCGCTGCTCACAGCTCTGACGGAGATTTTGGACAATGCAGATTCTGAGAACCTGTCTCCATTTGACAGCATTCCTGACTCAGAGCTTCTTGTGTCACCTCGGGAGGGCGCCTCT ctGCACAAGCTGCTCACCCTGTCTCGGACACCACCAGAACGGGACCTTATCACCCCAGTTGACCCACTGGGGCCCAGCACAGGCAGTAGTAGAGTAAGTGGG GTTGAGATGTCTCTCTCAGATCCCACTTGGGACTTCACCCCACCCTCCTTCTTGGATACCTCCCCCAAGCTTCCTAGCTGGAGACCCCCAAGATCAAGACCCCGCCGGGGCCAGTCCCCTCCTCCACAGCAGCGTAGTGatggggaagaagaggaggaggtggcagCCAGCTTCAGTGTCCGGCTGCTCGCTGGGGAGCTAGACAGCTCTGTGAGCAGCATCCCAGACTTCCCCATGCACCTGGCCTGCCCGGAGGAGGAAgataaaacagcagcagcagagaTGGCAGTGCAGGCAGCTGGTGATGAGAGCATCTCCTCCTTGAGTGAGCTAGTGCGGGCCATGCATCCGTactgcctgcccagcctcacCCACCTGACATCATTTGAGGAGGAGCTTCAGGAGCAGCCTGATGATTTGACACTGCCTGAGGATTGTGTGGTGCTGGAGATCGTGGGCCAGGCGGCCACAGCTGGTAATGACCTGGAGATCCCAGTTGTGGTACGACAGATCCCTCCTGGACCCCAGCCTGTGCTCCTGGATGACTCACTAGAGGCCAGGCCAGCCTTGAAGCTGCTCATGCCTACACTAGAGTCGGAAACAGAGCCTCCTGTGCCCAAGGAAGCCCTCTGTcctgagaaagacaaattgtcACACGATTCAGGGGAAAAGCTGGAGTCAGCCTGCTTGTTGGACCCCAAGGAGGTAATGGAGCCAGTAGTGCCCAAGGGGCCTCAGAACCCACCAGCCAATGTAATGCTGAGTTCCCAGAAAACTCGAAAAAGTGGGAGGAAGAAGAGCAAGGAGCAGCAAGCAGCCTGTGCAGAAGGCTATGCCAGGAGGCTGAGGTCATCCTCTCGTGGGCAGTCCACTGTTGCTGTAGAGGTGACCTCTCAGGCAGGAAACTTGCTGAAGGAGGAACTTCAAAGAGAGGTTGGGCCTCCCTGCGGTAGAGGGAAGCCCCGGGCTTGGGCTCGGTCCTGGGCAGCTGCCTTGGAGAAGCCTAGCTCTGGGAACTTGGAGAGTAGTGTTGGGCAAGCTAGTCCTGCTACAGAGGGTTCTGTAGACTTATATCCCAACCTGGTGGACGCCACCCAAGCCAACCCTGTTCCATCCCATCTCTCACTTGACTCTGCTCAAGCCAAACCCATGCCTCTTGACTCTGTTGAAGCTGATCCCACTGTAGCTGACCCTGTACCTGTTGACACTGCATTGGTTGATCCTGCTTCAGCCAACTTGGAGCTTGTTGACCCTCTCCCAGCAGATCCAGTCCTGATTGGCCCAGTCCTGGCTGACTTGGCAGAAATTGACTCTGCAGTGGTTCCCATCCCAGACGACTTACCACCAATTGACTCTTGTTCCAATGACCTGGTGCCAGGTGACCCTGTTCTAGCTATGTCTAGGCCAACTGATCCCAGACGTGGTGCAGTGTCAACAGCCCTGGAGTCAGAGTCCTTGTATCCCCCTAAGAGCATCCCTGAAGTCAGGGAGGTCATAGGTCCTCTGAAGATGGAAAGTGGTACCAATGCCACAATCCAGGAATCCAGACCTCGGCCTCTTAGCCTATCTGAGTACCGGCGACGAAGGCAGCAGCGCCAAGCAGAGTCAGAAGAGAAGAGTCCCCAGCCCCCGGCTGGGAAGTGGCCCAGCCTCCCAGAGACTCCCACAGGACTAGCAGACATCCCTTGTCTTATCATCCCACCAGCCACAGCCAAGAAGACAGCTCTGCAGAGAAGTCCTGAGGCTCCTTCTGAGGCCTGCTTTGTATCTGTGGGTCCCAGTCCTGCTTCTCCTAGTCCTGAGCCAACTACAAGCAGATCTATGGCTTCAACTTCCACTGAGCAGGTGCCATCCCCAGAGGTGCCATCTCAAGAGATGCCATTGCCAGCGAGACCTCTGCCTTCTGCTGCTGCTGTGCAGTCTATACCCTCCTCAATGCCCGCTGCTCTGCCTTTTCCCCCAAGTGGGCTGGGCATTACTCCCATGCTTCCCCTTCCTGCAAGTGGGCAAGGGGTCCCCAGCCTGCCCCCGCCACCCTTGCAGCCTCCTAGTCTTCCAGTGTCTATGGGGCCAGTGCCACCTGATCCCTATACTCAGTATGCCCCCGTGCCACCCTGGCCTTGTTATCCCCCTGTGTCACCTGGCTATCCTTGCCTGCCCCCTCCTCCAACAGTGCCCCTAGTATCTGGTACTCCTGGCACCTATGCTTTATCCCCCACTTGCAATGTGCCTTGGGTACCCCCTTCTGCCCCAGTCCTACCTTATAGCTCCAGCTGTGCCTATGGGCCCTTGGGATGGGGCCCAGGGTTGCAACATCCTCCATTCTGGCCTACTGTACCCCCACCTCCTTTGCCTCTAGCCTCTGTTGGGAGAGCTGTTCCCCCACCCAAGGTGGAACCCAGTGGGATCCCAGCTGGCTCTCCTGAAAGTGTACTTCCTTTGCTAAAAGCTTCTCCCCTCAGTCTTGGGTCAACTGGCCAGGGAGCTCCACAGATAGAGCCCACAAAGGTGGACGTCAAGCCCATTCCTCCATCTCCCATTCTAAAACACAAGGTGTCTTCTCCAGTGCAAAGCCCCCAGATCAAGGCTTCATCATGTCTGTCTGCTGAGAATGTGGCTGTTGAGGAGCCTGTATCAGAGAGGCTAAAGCCTGACACCCAGGAGAGCAGACCCAGTGAGAAGACCCCCTCTCCTGTTGCCAAGGCTGTTCCCACACCAAGGCAGAGCGCTGTAACCAAGCTGCCTGCTGTCCACCCAGCCCGTCTAAGGAAACTGTCTTTTCTGCCTACCCCACGTACTCGGGGTCCTGAGGATGTGGTGCACGCTTTCATCAGTGAGATTG GAATTGAGGCTTCGGACCTGTCCAGTCTGCTGGAGCAGTTTGAGAAATCAGAAG CCAAAAAGGAGTGCCCTCCGCCAGCTCCAGCTGACAGTTTGGCTGTAGGAAACTTAGG CAGCGTTGACACTCCCCAGGAGAAGAGGCCCCTAGACCGGGTACAAGCCCCCGAGCTGGCCAACGTGGCAG GGCTCACCCCTCCAGCTACCCCTCCCCACCAGTTATGGAAGCCCCTGGCTGCTGTGTCACTGCTGGCCAAAGCCAAATCTCCTAAGTCCACCGCCCAGGAGGGAACCCTGAAGCCTGAAGGAGTTACAGAGGCCAAACATCCAGCTGCAGCCCGCCTCCAAGAAGGGGTCCATGGTCCTAGTCCAGTCCATGTGGGCTCTGGGGACCATGACTATTGTGTCCGGAGCAGGACTCCCCCGAAAAAGACTCCTGCCCTAGTCATTCCAGAGGTGGGCTCCCGATGGAACGTCAAACGCCATCAGGATATCACCATCAAACCTGTCTTGTCCCTGGGCCCAGGCACCCCCCTGCCGCCACACACAGCTGCCTCCCAGGAGCCACTTGATCACAGGACTAGTAATAAGCAGGCAGATCCCCCAACCTCTTGTCTTGCCCCATCCACCTTGCTGTCCCCTGAGGCCTCGCCATCCCGGAATGACACGAACACTAGGACTCCCCGTGAGCCCTCAGCCAAGCAGCGGTCAGTACGCTGTTATCGGAAAGCCTGCAGGTCTGCCAGTCCCCCAAGCCATGGCTGGCAGGGCTGCCGGGGCCGCAGCAGCCGTTCTGTCAGCTCTGGGTCCAACCGGACCAGTGAAGCATCTTCCTCATCCTCGTCGTCGTCTTCCTCATCCCGGTCCCGGTCCAGGTCCCTCTCTCCCCCACACAAGAGATGGCGAAG GTCCAGCTGCAGTTCCTCTGGACGTTCCCGAAGatgctcttcctcttcctcatcatCTTCCTCCTCATCTTCCTCATCTTCATCCAGTTCCCGAAGCCGGTCCCGTTCACTGTCCCCACGCAGGAGAAGTGACAGGAGGCGGCG GTACAGCTCTTACCGTTCACATGACCAGTACCAAAGGCAGAGAGTGCTGCAGAAGGAGCGTGCAATA GAAGAGAGAAGAGTGGTCTTCATTGGGAAGATACCTGGCCGCATGACGCGGTCAGAGCTGAAACAGAGGTTCTCTGTTTTTGGAGAGATTGAGGAGTGCACCATCCACTTCCGTGTCCAAGG TGACAACTATGGCTTCGTCACTTACCGCTATGCAGAGGAGGCATTTGCAGCTATTGAGAGTGGCCACAAGCTGAGACAGGCGGATGAACAGCCCTTTGATCTCTGCTTTGGGGGCCGCAGGCAGTTCTGCAAGAGAAGCTATTCTGATCTTG ACTCCAACCGGGAAGACTTTGACCCTGCCCCTGTAAAGAGTAAATTTGATTCTCTTGACTTTGACACATTGTtgaaacaggcccagaagaacctCAGGAGGTAA